A portion of the Lolium rigidum isolate FL_2022 chromosome 1, APGP_CSIRO_Lrig_0.1, whole genome shotgun sequence genome contains these proteins:
- the LOC124682436 gene encoding photosystem I assembly factor PSA3, chloroplastic-like — protein sequence MGMGTLPVAHKLSLASPFLPRHRRGCRSPVQHCRRRRHGAVVAYMEPDPNSPAAILGRIVGALPVVGLVARILSDDGGVGGDTVDFAEFRRRVSKNCTVMDSQAFYDFNDRRGKVGDPFYVLLCCWLAAIGAGLLKSEEILEGVARLRMSNDIEYEEETFLEMMKIAREKRAKSKGQAPQVPMEVRAEKALEAIYVCCFGQDMVEPEDEELLCAMLNAVFPSVGRPAVESMVSTLAKQVASGERRGPDAKVVSKEVAARQLKDLEFLKENKLDSI from the exons ATGGGCATGGGGACACTGCCCGTCGCCCACAAGCTCTCGCTCGCCTCCCCCTTCCTCCCGCGGCACCGGAGGGGCTGTCGCTCCCCCGTCCAGCactgccggcgccggcggcatGGGGCGGTGGTGGCGTACATGGAGCCGGATCCGAACTCGCCAGCGGCCATCTTGGGTCGCATCGTCGGGGCCCTCCCCGTGGTGGGCCTCGTGGCGCGCATCCTGAGCGACGACGGTGGCGTCGGCGGCGACACCGTCGACTTCGCTGAGTTCCGGCGCCGCGTCAGCAAGAACTGCACCGTCATGGACTCCCAGGCCTTCTACGACTTCAACGACCGCCGCGGCAAG GTAGGAGACCCCTTCTATGTTCTGCTGTGCTGCTGGCTGGCCGCCATTGGTGCCGGGCTGCTGAAATCAGAGGAGATCTTGGAAGGCGTGGCTCGGCTCCGCATGTCCAACGACATCGAGTACGAGGAGGAGACCTTCCTCGAAATGATGAAGATTGCAAGAGAG AAACGGGCAAAGTCGAAGGGCCAGGCTCCGCAGGTACCCATGGAGGTGCGCGCGGAGAAGGCGTTGGAGGCCATCTACGTGTGCTGCTTCGGGCAGGACATGGTGGAGCCCGAGGACGAGGAGCTCCTGTGCGCGATGCTGAACGCGGTGTTCCCGTCGGTGGGGAGGCCGGCAGTGGAAAGCATGGTGTCTACTTTGGCCAAGCAGGTGGCCTCCGGGGAGAGGAGGGGCCCCGACGCCAAGGTCGTGTCAAAGGAAGTGGCGGCGCGGCAACTCAAGGACCTGGAGTTCCTGAAGGAGAACAAGCTGGACTCGATATGA